The Pigmentiphaga aceris DNA segment TGCGTCCACTTCAACAAGGCGCTCTACAAGTTGGAGCAAGTAATAGGTCGTGTGCGGGTGCGCATATTTGCCAATCCGCTTGAGGAGGTCGGTGTTTTCCTGGAGGAACACATTGAGATCCGCGTGGCAAAGCGCCGTGTTGCCGAGCCGTCGACTAGAACCTGCGTCGATCGCAAAGAACATTTCCATACCCGCGGTGTTGATGAGGTGCGCGCACTCCTGCACCTCCGCGGCGGCGTGCGAGTCCGCGTCCGATATCTTCCCCGCAAGCCGGGAGTTCGCGGCATTAACGATGTCCGAGAAAAGCGCCTGAGCGCGCTGGCGGACATCAGCGTCCTTGTCGGGGATCTCGCCTGCCCCAGCAACAATGGCGTCGCGCAGGCTGCTCAGGACCCTCCTTACCTCTTCGGCATGCTGCCATGGCGCACTTGACCATCGGTCGAGAACGAGCTTTGCTTCCTTAGCTTGGTAGGCGACCCAAAGGACGGCGAGTTTATCTGCGATAGCTTTGTACAGCCGGCGTTCTCGATCTGACCCGGGGGACTCGCGCTGCAACAGAAAAAGCAGCAACTCTAAGCTCCGCTGCTGATCAGCGTGGATCAACTTTGAGATGACGTCGCCAAGCAGGTGTTCGATGATGGTCAAGTTGGGTTCGCGGGTTAGGCGGTCTGCCAGAAGCCGCCAGAATTGATCCCGATCGAGGTCCCAAATTTTGACGAGACGCATCGAGGCGTTAAGCCGGACTGCGGGATGGCTGTCAGACAGCAACTCCCTCGCGCGCGGCATCAGCTCGGGGTAGAGGTCCGCCCGTTGTGCGAATAGGTTCCAATAGGCTTGCGCAGCTTCGACCCGCGCTGCGGGGCTGCCCCAAGAGGCAGACTCTTCAAAACTTGCTTCCGTCTCAGCGCCCAGCGCTGGGCTCTCGGACCTACCAGCAATGTCTAGAAGCGCTATAAACGTCGCGTCTTGCTCCGGTGTTGGAGGTGCCTCCTTCGATACCAACAGCTGTTTCGATACGATGACATCACAGCCTTGGCCAATGACCGCCTCTGCGCTCCGCTGAAGACCGGGATGTGGCGCATTGCCGGCAAGGGAGTTTCGTATGGCCTGTAGGGCGGCTAGTGAGTCCTCGAGGGAGGCCACTGCTACATCTTCCGATTGCGCCTCGAGCCGGAGGAGTTTCTTCGCGATGTTGATGGCGTCAATAACTCGCGAGTTTTCTGGCGCTTCCTTGTCTAGGCCTTCGAGCCAGTGAAAATCCTCAGGAGTGCCAGCCAGGGTGCGAACGACGAAGAGCCGCTCATTTGTGGTGGTCTGGTCTTGGGGTATTTCCTCGAAGATCCGGCGCGCCTCGTCGGTGACAAGTTGGTCACGACCGATTGCCGAAAAAAGGCGTTCCAGGAAGGCCCGGCGTACCTCGATTGGATGTTTGAAACGCGAGAAGTCAAAGCCGAGCACAGTCCGTTCGAAAGTCTGTCGTTCCTGCGCTGACCGTCGGCCGATGCCTATCGCGACGAGATCAATTGCGTCCTTGCGGGTGTCGGAGAGGACAAGAAAGGGTTCGGTCACAGCAATGGCCCAGAGCTTGTCTACCAGGCCATCGGCGCGCTCGACGGCACAGAGGAACATACGTGACCAAAGAATTGCGAACGACGCTTCGTTGATCAAGATGTCGATCAAGACCAGAGCTTCGGTCTCCGTGGCGAATTTGAGGTGCGCGCGCAACTTTGAGACTAGGCTTTCCGCATCCCGGCCGTACCGGCTGTTTGGGTCATGTGCCCAGATGTAGCTGCGGTCTTCCCGCAAACGGATTGATCGGCCACTGACTTCAAGCTCGATGTCGCATGTGTCTTCGGATGGAGCATGCTCGCGAGCGACGTAGCCTTCAACTGCCGTGACGACGGCGCGGACTGCGGCTCGTGGGTGGGTTTGTAGAAATTTGGGCAAGTATTCGCCCAATGACCACCGTGCCATCCCGTAATCCTGCCGGGCGTTCGAAGTTAGGTTCAGGATTTGGCTTTGGCTGATCTGGGTCTGGCGATCCTCCGTAACCTCGTAGTCAAACACTACCCGGTAGATGTCAGTAACGAACTCTGGGTCGACGTCGCCGACCGCCGCAATTTTGTGGCAAACCGCGGGCACTTCCTGATGTCCAAACCGATCCAGTCGATTGCGGTCGAAGATCTGGACTAGCAGGGCTCGCGAGGCTTCGGTATCGGTGCCGTAGGTTGCGATAACGAAATCAATGGCGGACCTCACGATAAAGCCTGGATCAGGCTGGGCTAGCCCGTGCGCCAAGAGCGCGCGCGCGGCCCGCCCTAACATCTGCGTTAACCCGGCATCGTTAATTCGTCCGATAAGATTGTGAAGTAGGAAGCGAAGGGTGCTCGCCACCGTCGCCGGGGCTGTCGCTAGGCAATCGGCTAGATGAGCCCACGGCTCCAAAGGGAATTGCTTCTCGTCCTGGAGTCTCACGACAAAGGCGCCAGTAATATGTGACAGCGCCTTAGGTGCGATCTTATCCCCCGCGATAGCTCGATTACCTAACCAAAGGCAATCTTGTGCCGAAGTAGGAAACTCTGCTCCCAAACGCCCGGCTGTGCTACGGATAATCGGGTCTCCGTGCTCGTCGTTGATCAGGGTGCCGAGGATGCTCCAAAAACGCGCATGATCAATCTCAGACTCCCAAACTTCGCGCAGCACGAATCCGAGGGCTGGCGACAGCATTAGTCCCAGAGCCTCACTCTTGCTGAACTTATAGGCATCGCTGGCGATAGCGTTCGGATCGAGGGCCAGTCGCGCGGCTGCGTAGTCGAAGAGTAGGTGATGTCTAAACTGCACCCACCGCTGGCTATCAACGACAACTAGCACCCCCTCTTTGCATAGGGTGTCGATCATGGCCGGGTTGTCACCCGCCGCGTGGAGCGTAGGTGCGCGAAGCGCTCTCGCCTGGACCATTAGCTGAACCACACGGCTAAGCGCGATCTTCGCTGGTAATCCGTGACCTTCTACTCGGTGATCCCAATAGAGACGCAACAGGTCGGCTTGAGACGCAACTTCGTCCAGATGTTTAACCGCCTCAGCTGAGATCAGCTCACTGAGCAGCCGGGTATTGAACGGCACCATCGCCAAGTCGCGAAGTCGCGGTGGTGCCTTTGCAAGACATGTTGCCAATGCTGGCGATTGCTGGAGGAGTTGGTCAAATTCGACTTTGGTCCAGGGAGGCACTTGAATGTGCTGGATCTGGCCGAAAGAAGGGTCCGCAAGTAACACATCCGGCGGTGTGCCTTTGAACAGCGCACGGAACTGCTGACCCATGCGCAGGTCAAAATTGCGGATAGACGCGATAACATTCCAGCGTCCTTTCCGCTCTACAACTCGTTCGATAAGTGCGCGGAAGACGCCCTCACCGCGACCGCCGCGAGTCGCGTCCAGTGCATCAACAATGAGGTAGGCTGGCTCCAGTCCGTCCCAAGCCTCGAGCACATCGAGCAGTGGGTGCCGTAATCCAAGCTCAGCAGTTAGGCCTTCGAGACTCTCGATCGAGTAGCGATCAACAGCGAGTTGGAGGATATCTGCACCGTCGTTGCTTAGTTTGCGAGCAACAGCGTTCAGAACCCCACTCTTGCCGGCCCCAGGCTCGCCTATGATCAGCAGCGGACCGTTGCGCACTGCGGCTTCAATTGCGGCTTGGCAGTCGCGGCGCACAGACAGCGGCGCGCCACCGGCTACCTCGATCGTCTCATAGCTACTGAGTGCTTCGGCTATGCGTTTGGAGTGCCGCTTAAGGGCCTCAATGTCGGTGCGATATTCAGGAGGCGCGCTGAGCACGACGCCCCGGCGGGCGAGTAATTGCCGCAACGTGGGGAGGTCACCACCACCGCGGTCTTTCATCAGCTGGCCGCTAAGATCGGATAGGGCTGTGAAGGCGGTTGCGGCATCCACGTCCATGCCGAAGGCCTTGATAAGGGACCCGCCCGCCACTGCATAGCCTTGAGCGCCGTCAAAGGTGACGACGGCAACTAGCTTCGCCAACTCCCGCAGCAGGTTAGTGTCGAACGGGTTCATGGTGATACTCGCCCAGGCCCGCTCGACCAAGTTAGAGAACACCTGAAACGCCTGTTGCTGTGTTTGGTTAAGTGCCCCTCCGCCAGGTTGGGCGACAAGGCGGAGTGCAGCCGGTAGGTGGTCTCTAACCTGGCCTGAGGCCTGGGGACTCACAACTAGCACCAACCGGTCGCGGGCGGGATCGAGCGGCCGGTTCCACCCCATTGAACCGTCGCCCTGCCGAGCGACAAACCAATGGCGAACGAACTGCATGATCGTCTTGCTCAGTGGTGAGTTTGGCTCCTCACTCAGGCTTGCAGATGTTTTTGCCTGCACTGCGACGTAGCCGCCGTCGCTGGTTTTGATCAGCAGGTCGTCGACCGGAGCCTCGGTTTCGAATCGGATCCATTCCGGCATGGCAGCGCCAAGACGGAAGCTGTCATCAAACCGATCGCCTGCCAGTATCCAGGATGAGAACAGCGCTCCGAGCTGCTGCTCGAAACGAATGCCAGCACTGGTCGCAGCGCCACCGCCCCCAATTCGGTCAGTGGCGGGAAGATTTCGCGGCGTATGGGTCAAGGCATGTTTCCGGTCTGGAGCTAAGGATTGCGTAGTGATAACCGGGTTCGCAGACCGTGGCAATCAGAGAAGCTCACTATGCCTAGACAAAATGCGGCCGGACTTAGGGGCCGCGTTGCTTCCGCTGCCCTTAGGTGACCACGTTCCGTCTCCTGTAAGGACCATTACGCATCGACTCGCCAGGCTCCAGGACCGCTTCTAACCCAAGACAGTCTTGGTATCGATGGTCTGTGGTCGCTGTTGGCGGTGCAGAGGTAAACAGAGGCCTGGCCAAGTGTTGTGTCTACTAGCTGCTAAAGGGGATAGACCCAGGCTTAAGGTGTCATGTACGTCGTATCTTTCAGGTGTTCTGCCCATTCGTCGCGCCATTCACGCAGTTCACGCCGCCAGAAAATTGGCTTCAGATCGGCTAAATGAATGTCATGACGTTTGCTAATCGCAGATGCCAGCTCTATGGGGTGCCAGGTGGAGGCTTGAGCTCTGCAGCCTTTTTTGACACGTGCTTGCTGGAGCCATTTTGGTGGGTCGCCCAGCGTTACCTGCCAAGACTTAGTGTTTTTTCCGAGGACGTTTGCCAAGGCCGCACTCATGTCGCTGGTGGGAATCGGGGCGGGTCCGACGGGTAAAGGAATGCTACGCAAGGTGGTGAGTCTAGGCATTGCTTCTGGCTCCGGCGGTTCTCCCTGTTTCCCGAATAACCAAGCCAATGCGGCATCTTCCAAGCTTGTATCCGCAGTGTCATCTCCTTCGATGCAACTTTGGTGTTGAGCAAGAAAAAACCGCGTATTCAGCTCGAGCAGGAGCGCGTGTGTCTCAATCACAAGCTGGCGCGCGCTATCGCCGTTGCGACCAAGGTTCGCCAGTTTGTTCGGGTCAAGCCCATCAATGTCTTCATAGGACACGATCAGCGATGATCCGCTTCCAGGAAAACAAAAAGCCGCTAGCTCACGGACGGTAAAAGGGAATAACAGCGCAGGTTTCGATACGTCACGAAGTGGATGCCATGCCACTGCGTCGTACTCGGCTTCCAGCAGTTCAATGTCAATGATTTCTTCAATGGGGCGCAAGTAAACGCCGTCATCGCAGATCCGGTGATGCTCCATTGCCGTCGCACGGTCTTCGAAATCCAACCTCTTCAGCAACAATTCGAAGACTGCTCGGCCGTATTGTTGAGGTGTGCTCATGCCGCTACCTTTTCCAATTGCAATACGGAGGCGCCGCCAAG contains these protein-coding regions:
- a CDS encoding ATP-binding protein, whose product is MTHTPRNLPATDRIGGGGAATSAGIRFEQQLGALFSSWILAGDRFDDSFRLGAAMPEWIRFETEAPVDDLLIKTSDGGYVAVQAKTSASLSEEPNSPLSKTIMQFVRHWFVARQGDGSMGWNRPLDPARDRLVLVVSPQASGQVRDHLPAALRLVAQPGGGALNQTQQQAFQVFSNLVERAWASITMNPFDTNLLRELAKLVAVVTFDGAQGYAVAGGSLIKAFGMDVDAATAFTALSDLSGQLMKDRGGGDLPTLRQLLARRGVVLSAPPEYRTDIEALKRHSKRIAEALSSYETIEVAGGAPLSVRRDCQAAIEAAVRNGPLLIIGEPGAGKSGVLNAVARKLSNDGADILQLAVDRYSIESLEGLTAELGLRHPLLDVLEAWDGLEPAYLIVDALDATRGGRGEGVFRALIERVVERKGRWNVIASIRNFDLRMGQQFRALFKGTPPDVLLADPSFGQIQHIQVPPWTKVEFDQLLQQSPALATCLAKAPPRLRDLAMVPFNTRLLSELISAEAVKHLDEVASQADLLRLYWDHRVEGHGLPAKIALSRVVQLMVQARALRAPTLHAAGDNPAMIDTLCKEGVLVVVDSQRWVQFRHHLLFDYAAARLALDPNAIASDAYKFSKSEALGLMLSPALGFVLREVWESEIDHARFWSILGTLINDEHGDPIIRSTAGRLGAEFPTSAQDCLWLGNRAIAGDKIAPKALSHITGAFVVRLQDEKQFPLEPWAHLADCLATAPATVASTLRFLLHNLIGRINDAGLTQMLGRAARALLAHGLAQPDPGFIVRSAIDFVIATYGTDTEASRALLVQIFDRNRLDRFGHQEVPAVCHKIAAVGDVDPEFVTDIYRVVFDYEVTEDRQTQISQSQILNLTSNARQDYGMARWSLGEYLPKFLQTHPRAAVRAVVTAVEGYVAREHAPSEDTCDIELEVSGRSIRLREDRSYIWAHDPNSRYGRDAESLVSKLRAHLKFATETEALVLIDILINEASFAILWSRMFLCAVERADGLVDKLWAIAVTEPFLVLSDTRKDAIDLVAIGIGRRSAQERQTFERTVLGFDFSRFKHPIEVRRAFLERLFSAIGRDQLVTDEARRIFEEIPQDQTTTNERLFVVRTLAGTPEDFHWLEGLDKEAPENSRVIDAINIAKKLLRLEAQSEDVAVASLEDSLAALQAIRNSLAGNAPHPGLQRSAEAVIGQGCDVIVSKQLLVSKEAPPTPEQDATFIALLDIAGRSESPALGAETEASFEESASWGSPAARVEAAQAYWNLFAQRADLYPELMPRARELLSDSHPAVRLNASMRLVKIWDLDRDQFWRLLADRLTREPNLTIIEHLLGDVISKLIHADQQRSLELLLFLLQRESPGSDRERRLYKAIADKLAVLWVAYQAKEAKLVLDRWSSAPWQHAEEVRRVLSSLRDAIVAGAGEIPDKDADVRQRAQALFSDIVNAANSRLAGKISDADSHAAAEVQECAHLINTAGMEMFFAIDAGSSRRLGNTALCHADLNVFLQENTDLLKRIGKYAHPHTTYYLLQLVERLVEVDAEAAFDLAASLLLGGSRSGYEHESLGVDLLVRLIGVFLADHKEIFEDSTRRAALVDCLEIFLEVGWPEARRLLYRLPELIQ